A window from Cryptomeria japonica chromosome 1, Sugi_1.0, whole genome shotgun sequence encodes these proteins:
- the LOC131049704 gene encoding putative leucine-rich repeat receptor-like serine/threonine-protein kinase At2g14440: MHRSIMKITSLTSLLIIGLCISCTLSNPDGFLSINCGVSKNWTDVVGIDWVTDSSFVKTRNASSMPSLGSTDWAYQYQSVAYFTNLHVNKYCYLIPVTSGTLYLVRLRFSYGGFEGLRLASVFDVFVEGIKMTKIDLRNLPKHSFRYREIILAAKSNSLSLCLARNSETEDDRYVFISTLELRPLEYPMYNLTDFNNAALVMLSRRDYGSYNDSNYPNDPFDRIWRTFMLSSTTIIRQDSSLGDGLWNKPPVSVLQTAITSKVGEDLIISDQLESALDNVSCYFALYFCNVNKTSHSSRRSFQVFISDVPVTELLEFTSYGQCIAIYRMLYFPTINFMNIKLSPGKGSDMGPFINAAEAYQRVDNNNMTHAEDVLAIRKIANTLNVPDDWTVGDPCLPADYPLTGILCNEDNPPRVIIVNLTNMGLAGNIPSSLANLSALTQLLLGNNNLIGSVPDLSPLKNLKILQLQNNQLTGDIPSSLEKLTLLKELFLQNNKLNGAVPPGLIKSGLNFRFSPQSNNISPQSSFHLAPQSNVPGGSKNDTAKRWILGLSTGCPVLLIAVISIILWRYKHRQRSRITNGPIMQLQHSCSDEDGPNEYHKLAIEFTEEDIKVATNNYSTVIGKGGFGSVFYGKLSGYDVAVKILSSDSNQGKQEFRNEVTLLSRIYHKNLVNLVGYCRQSIVALVYEYMHGGTLKDHLYGRAKLEKPLDWQTRLNISLQAAQGLLYLHQGCSPPIIHRDIKCTNILLDRKMNAKVADFGLSKLLEDSKGYTTTNVMGTIGYVDPEYFGTRMLNEKSDVYSFGVVLLEIISGISPKDGVVQLAKNLISCGRLQDLMDTSLDGLYSLTSAWKVAEIAFNCVEQTPTNRPKMSTVVKELEEAVGLVSEDGNQLEHARSKILNSSELPEPR, encoded by the exons ATGCATCGATCTATAATGAAGATCACAAGTTTAACCTCGTTGCTTATTATTGGATTATGCATTTCCTGCACGCTCTCAAACCCAGATG GATTTCTAAGCATTAACTGTGGCGTTTCAAAAAATTGGACGGACGTTGTAGGCATAGATTGGGTTACCGATTCTTCTTTCGTCAAAACAAGAAATGCTTCGAGTATGCCTTCATTGGGTTCTACTGATTGGGCCTACCAGTATCAGTCCGTGGCCTATTTTACAAATCTGCATGTAAATAAATATTGTTATTTGATTCCCGTGACGTCTGGTACACTCTACCTGGTAAGGCTTCGGTTTTCTTATGGAGGATTTGAGGGTCTTCGTTTGGCAAGTGTCTTTGATGTATTTGTAGAGGGGATCAAGATGACCAAAATTGACTTAAGAAATTTACCAAAGCATTCTTTCCGTTATCGCGAGATCATCTTGGCTGCCAAAAGCAACAGTCTGAGTTTATGTCTTGCAAGAAACTCAGAGACAGAAGATGACAGATATGTTTTCATTTCTACCCTTGAGTTGAGGCCGCTAGAATATCCAATGTATAACTTGACTGATTTCAACAACGCTGCTTTAGTTATGCTCAGTCGTAGGGATTATGGCAGTTATAATGATTCAAA CTATCCCAACGATCCATTTGATCGCATTTGGAGGACTTTTATGCTGTCGTCAACGACCATAATCAGGCAGGATTCCTCTTTAGGTGATGGCTTATGGAACAAACCGCCTGTTTCTGTCTTACAGACTGCCATTACATCGAAAGTAGGTGAAGACCTAATAATTTCAGACCAGCTTGAATCTGCCCTTGACAACGTCTCTTGCTATTTTGCTCTTTACTTCTGCAACGTCAACAAGACAAGCCATTCCTCGAGACGCAGCTTCCAAGTCTTCATTAGTGATGTTCCAGTCACAGAATTGCTAGAATTCACTTCATATGGGCAATGCATAGCCATCTATCGGATGTTATATTTCCCCACAATTAACTTTATGAACATAAAATTGAGTCCTGGAAAAGGATCAGACATGGGGCCATTTATAAATGCAGCTGAAGCGTATCAAAGGGTAGACAACAACAATATGACACACGCCGAAGACG TTCTTGCTATTCGGAAAATAGCAAATACATTGAATGTTCCAGATGATTGGACAGTGGGAGATCCATGTTTGCCAGCAGATTATCCGTTAACGGGTATTCTCTGCAATGAAGATAATCCCCCACGAGTTATTATTGT AAATTTGACAAACATGGGTCTCGCTGGTAACATCCCTTCAAGTTTAGCCAACTTATCAGCACTAACTCAGTTG CTGTTAGGAAACAACAATCTTATAGGTTCTGTTCCGGACCTCAGCCCATTGAAGAACCTTAAAATACT gcaattacaaaacaaTCAACTCACAGGAGATATTCCAAGCTCGTTAGAGAAGCTTACTCTATTGAAAGAACT ATTTTTGCAGAACAACAAATTAAATGGAGCAGTGCCACCTGGTTTAATTAAATCCGGTTTAAATTTTCG ATTTTCTCCTCAAAGCAATAATATTTCCCCTCAAAGTAGTTTCCATTTAGCTCCTCAGAGTAACGTTCCAGGGGGCAGTAAAAATGACACAGCGAAAAGATGGATTTTAGGACTTTCTACCGGTTGTCCCGTCCTCTTGATTGCTGTGATTTCCATAATTTTATGGAGATACAAACATAGACAACGATCACGTATCACAAATGGTCCTATCATGCAGCTTCAACATTCATGTTCAG ATGAAGATGGTCCAAATGAATATCATAAATTGGCGATCGAATTCACTGAGGAAGACATCAAAGTAGCTACAAATAATTATTCCACAGTAATTGGCAAGGGAGGATTTGGATCTGTATTTTACGGTAAACTTTCGGGATATGATGTTGCAGTCAAAATACTTTCATCTGATTCAAACCAAGGGAAACAAGAATTTCGAAATGAG GTGACCCTCCTGTCAAGGATCTACCATAAGAATCTTGTAAATCTTGTTGGGTATTGCAGACAATCCATAGTAGCCTTGGTATACGAATATATGCACGGTGGAACACTGAAGGATCATTTATATG GGAGAGCTAAACTGGAGAAACCACTTGATTGGCAAACTAGACTTAACATTTCACTCCAAGCAGCCCAAG GTTTACTATACCTGCATCAAGGTTGTAGTCCTCCAATAATACACAGAGATATAAAGTGCACTAATATACTTTTGGATAGAAAAATGAATGCCAAGGTTGCTGATTTTGGTCTATCAAAATTATTGGAAGACTCCAAGGGCTATACAACAACAAATGTGATGGGCACTATTGGCTATGTTGACCCTGA ATATTTTGGAACAAGAATGTTAAACGAGAAGAGTGATGTTTATAGTTTTGGTGTAGTTTTGTTGGAGATTATATCTGGAATATCACCCAAAGATGGAGTTGTCCAATTG GCTAAAAACTTAATTTCATGTGGGAGACTACAAGACCTGATGGATACTTCATTGGATGGGCTATACAGTTTAACGTCTGCCTGGAAAGTTGCAGAGATTGCCTTTAATTGTGTGGAACAAACACCAACAAATAGACCCAAAATGAGTACAGTTGTAAAAGAGCTAGAAGAAGCAGTGGGACTTGTCTCTGAAGATGGCAATCAACTTGAACATGCTAGGAGCAAAATATTAAATTCAAGTGAATTGCCCGAACCCAGATAG